accaagtggaatgtttggtagtggagctgttgaTGTTCAGCAGTTGAGatataatatactataataCGTGTATTTGGAGTTCAACGGCaaactctgaagaactgcgtcatccGTCTGGGCCGCAACGATTTCCGTAAAATCAGCTGCGACTAGGATTTTGATCTCAGAGATCCGGGACAAAGTGTTGGCGTCAGAGTTATTTTTTCGAACCCTACATATACTCCGCTTAAGTAGCTCTTCTCGCACAACAGCGAGGTTACTTTACTTTAGGGAGACGCTGGGAAAGAGGATGATAAAAGAGCAGGGCAAtagaaatatttcgttttaaaAGTGCGTATTCAATTATCGTTTACGAAAGGCTCGGCAAGTAATGGTGTTCGGTATTTTATCCGCTCGATGGAAAGTTTTCTGTCTCCTTTTTGCTACTAAGCATACAGTTCTCTCCCACAAGTTTACACGACAAACTGCAAGGTCAAGGTTATGTTGGATGTTTACAAAAAGACCTCCACGCCTGTGTCTACTGGACAAGTGCGTTTGCTAAGGGGGTGCCAGGTGACGTGTTACCGCACTTTGGGTGGATGTTACCATGTCCCTAAGTGAACTGCGGGGCTGCGATAGAAACAGCAAACGCCAAAGCTCGATCCAGACCGTATCGGGCATATTTTATCGACCGTCACGATCAACACGTCCAGGGAGCTGCTGACAGTGTTCATTGATTCGACTTGAGTGCCCTACGGCAGTCACAAAGACTTTGGGAGCTTCACGCCAACCTTGTCTTCACCCAGTTGCTGCACTTCACACAGCAGCTGGCTGGGGGTGTGGTCCAAAAGCATCAAGCTCGTCAGTAAATGATTCAGCTTTACTGTCCCATTTACCGACAAGCGCTTGATTAGCTGCCTCTCGAGTCGAGTTTCTGAGTTGGACTTCGTATGGTTCCAGTAAATAAAGCCGAAAAGGAAACGAAGCCTTACTGTGACTTAAAACAAACTCAAAAGGACACAaacgttttcgaataaatagtAAATTTACTAAACTGCAATGAACcttttaaaagaaaaacaaaatatgtaCGAGGTAATTGAAATACTGGTTTAAGACCAACGATAACTCTTTACAATATTCTTCCTTTCGCTCCCCACGGCAAAATCTTGTATTCCTTCCGGGTTATAGGAATAAGACTACATAAACGTGTTAACCAACAACTTAACAAAATTATTTAGAACAATACAACATTGTCCTGTTCATACAAAATGTTGGCTTGGTCGCAAATGTCGACGCCCTTCGCCACTAACTCTTCTTTGAGAAGCTCAGCCGTCTTTTTTGGATATGTATTTCTTGCCGTGGATTTTGGGACGATAAAATTCATCGAGCTCGGATACGTTGTAGTTGAGGGTACACTCGATACGTGGGATGATGGTGCGCTCGATGGCATTCACTCTCCGAATGATCATTTTAATGACATGATCCAGAGTCACGAGTAAAATTTCCAATGAGgtcaatcaaatgaaaaattttagaGCACTCTGAGAATCTTTGTTCAAATTGGCCAAGTGTTGACCACCACGGACCCAACAAAGCCAACGCGTAGATGTGGACACCGTCTTGGTTCGGTTCGAATACAGGTAGCGTGACGCCAGCAACGTTGTCCTTCTTTGTGCGTGGAATTTATGCGTTACAActgttcattattttatttgaattctcttttcatcatcgtcatcatcaacggcgcaacaaccggtatccggtctaggcctgccttaataaggaaccccagacatcccggttctgcgccgaggtccaccaattcgatatccctaaaagctgtctggcgtccagatctacgccatcgccccatcttaggcaggatctgcctcgtcttctttttctaccatagatattgcccttatagactttccgggctggatcatcctcacctatacagatcaagtgacccgcccactgtaacctattaagccgcattttatccacaacttgacggtcatggtatcgcttatagatttcgtcgttatgtagactacggaatcgtccatcctcatgtagggggccaaaaatttttcggaggattcttctctcaaacgcgaccaagagttcacaattcttcttcttcttcagtagtcgggtggacttaaagaggatcgtacctcttcttTTTTAGATACTTATATTTAATTGGATTAAATATGATTTATTAAATTAGACTACATATTGTATTAAAAATTATTCCTGTAGCAATGATAGGTGAAATTGTATTTTTCTAAACAACGGGAAAACGTTCCGTGCCTGTGTATATAAACAATTATTTGTAGTGATTATTTTCCTCATCAGGTAAAACGTCTATTTACCGATCGAGATTCAACGATTCAACATATAAGTTTGTCACAAGAACTCTTATTTTCGGCAATAATGGGTTGGGTACATCACGACCCAAACGAACGGAAACAACATATGGGAAACCTCCTCGAATTGATAAAAACAGCTTTCATTTCGTCATCGTTCCTGAACACAACAATCCTGAAGGAGAATTTGCTGCGAGAAGACATTGGTGGTGCTAAATGGCTTTTGGCTAACTTCTCCTTGCAGCAATCCTACAATCCATTCCTCCGTGAACCTATTGAATTGTATCCTGACGCGGAACAACCAAATTTCGTCATAATGGACAGGACTAATCGTTGCTTGGGTTTCAACACTGAAACAAAACAATTGTTCAATTTAGCGAACCACCCCCGAGCTCAAGGCTACTGTGCGGTGTCATACAAGGAAGATGTCTATCTGTTTGGTGGCAAACGAACTCGAACCGCTTTAAGATACAGCGTCGGCACAAACAACTGGGAAACAATACCTTTTCGTTGCTATTTCACCATGCATTCAGGGGTAGTTGCCAACGACAGCGCTTACTTTACCGGAGGATATTCCTGCTTCCATCGAGTATGGCAGAATTTAGTATGCCGGTATGATTTCCACTTGGCGAAGATGACCCAAGGCTCAACTATGCTAATGAGACGAGCTTCTCACGGATCAGTTGTGTGTGGTAAGTTAGCCAGTGGTCGTTTACATAATATTGTCCTAAAACCATTGGGATGAAATTATGCTGAAgctattttacttttttatctGACGCGTTTGCAGATGATTGCCTTTACGTCTGCGGCGGTTCGAATCGAACTGTTGATTCTATAATGGAACTGGCTCTTTCTGAACGTATGGATATCCGTGAAGGAATGTGGCGACTTTTGCCTCATATGAAATCTACCCATGGGGATTGTAGTTCGGCCGTAGTTAATGGGAATGTCTATTGTTCAGATACTTTCGGTGGTAAAACAGAACGATTCGATGTCCGACGATATAATTGGGAAACAGTGGCAACCGCTCCGGGGTGAGTTCACGCAGTTATATTAAGTGCaactttttgattttgtttttatatttccaGGGCTATGGGATCGATAGTTACACACAATGAGAAACTGTATCGCGTTCATCAGTCTGGAATAGCCGTTTATGATGAACTCGAGGATTCCTGGTCTAAAGTTATAGAGTACGATTTCGATACACCTACAGTTGCTGTTACAAATATCTAAGTTCCGGATctgttattaataaaaaatgcTAAATTTCTAACGTATTTATTTGATTACTAACGGATTAATTAATGGGTATCTTTTAATTCATCACCAAGACCGCTATTTCTTAAATTGTTTAAAGGAGCATTCGTGCTTTTATAAAGTCCTGATGAAGTGAAAATAATGTTACTAGCAATAGGAGGATTGGACTTCTCTTGCAGGTGTTTAAGCCGACAGATGTGTTGTTGTGCAACAGAAAGCCCGATGCTAAGAAGTACAATTACGCTTATGATTCCTAAACCATTTCTTCTGGATGTAATATCTTTACCATTATATCTCTGATTGCGAAAACCAATTATACTAAAGCGTTTGAATAGCACaagtttgaaaacaaaaccttattaaaatcggttcattggcTGTCTCCCTGCccccgcatttttctcagaaatggttccAGCTATTGTCTCGAAACTGAAAGGTTGAAACTGTAAAGCATGGGGGGCATTATACTGCTGCACATTGAAGTTTTATGGGGGTCCCAATATAAAGGAggaggtgaaatttttttttaacgaatataGGCATAtgaggtaccaaatgaaaggtcttgattagtactttccgaagcatccgaatattagttttgacactggTTGCAAAGAGGAAGAGTGTGGGTGTTCGAAAAGggacaattacttcaaggatccattctcagaaaccacccaaccgaaaaatctgaaaacaattgGTATGGCCACGCACAGGGCCGCAAAATACTCTCCTTTActatgtctgctcaaataaagttaggagtagaatttttgaaatattatgttttgaaaattttcttcgaACTGCGGATTCTGCGGAGATAGGCTTTGATATGAAATATACTGAAAAGTTTAGTGGAAGCATTACTGTCTTTaacaaaagttataataggtcgagaTTGCCACTTTTGCGTCGAATTACTACTTCCTAAGGAGAAAATGTCGGTACcacatcaaattgaatatcggtttttaaggttttgtgtttggtggtcaaagggtagtataggtcccagggcgaaacgcggattggtacccacgatggagcataaaacctgggaaatgcctgctgaaccaacaccaacagctctactaccaaaccctatctccacctccacgtggtgaccgcagggagctctttcttaacgaaaagctgcagacggagaaggatgaaggcgagtctcccgcgcctaaaaacgggacaaattggaccaactggtcctccaggttgggggttgggtagggctgacaaccctataaggaaaaccaaagttacgaagccacgaaaggagcctcgggtaGGATGGATCTTAAGAcgtcgaacccggcaacgaaagctgattaacgatttgcgcattttctcatggaacgtgcgctccctgtacagagatgaagctgatgagaagctagccgataccctgtcccaatatagggctgatataacagcgttgcaagagatgcgatggacagagaccggtttcctggagaagagccactacaccatatattatagtggtcatccagtaaaccatgcgctcggagtaagtttcttagtcagccaaaaaatgaaacctgctgttatcggctttgaaagcataagcgaacggctatgcactctgcgcttgcgaggcaagtttagaaatataagcctcataaacgttcacgcccctacagaggagactgcagagtcggagaaggataccttctacgaggcagtagaacgaaccctccaagcctgtcccagatatgatatcaaaatcatacttggggattttaacagccaagtagggaaggagcccgtattcaggcgatacgttggctcccatagcttacacgaaaaaacaaatgataacggactgcggactattcaattagcagggtcacacgaaatggttgttggaagtacctggtttgcgcggaaagcggtccacaaacatatgtgggcctctccagacgggaccactttcaaccaaattgaccacgtgttgatcgaacgccgccacctctaagccttgatgaatgtcagaacatatagggggggccaatataggctcggatcactatctcgttggcatggtgctccgagctcgaataacaacaccacccagaaacccctctgacaatcaggtgagagtgaacactgaagccatccacaacacaaccctccgcgacacctataagagggaaatggatgccgcaataaccgcagtcaacagaggacctggagatgaagcatcaacaaatgatcttcacaatcacctgaagaacgttatcaaggatacggccacaaacatacttggccccagccgcaaaaggagtcggaacggctggtttgacgatgaatataagctagcaacggaacggaagaatgccacgtaccgagtaatgttgcattctcaaagaacgcgggcacgccgtcgagcggagaagcgacttcacagacggaaaaaggaagcctgggagaaccaacaagtctgtgaactagaaaagtacagggagcaaccgcaccaggcgcggaagttttaccaacaagtcagcagcatgaaaccttatacacctcgatgctcatcctgccgagacaaagaggtaaatctgatttccggcagaatgggcatattagagcgatgggttaagtactttgatgagctactgaacaaccagaacatcggcgagttggaggtcccgccaactgaaaacgacggacaaatactgccaccaccaagtttaggagaaacagtccgtgcaattcatcggctaaaaaatcataagtcgtcaggagccgatggaattacagccgaattggttaaatatggaggcgaccagtttcaccaagtggttcatcaacttgtgctcaaggtatgggacagcgaatcaatgcctgatgattggcaacaaggcattatctgtctcatacataaaaagggagatatcacacagtgcagcaattatagaggtatcacgttgctgagtaccatctataagatattctccactatcttggtaggccggatagccccatacgcccagaacatcattggcccataccaaagaggcttcactccaggtaaatcagcaacagatcagattttctctgagtggcaagcgatggaaaaactgttggaatatggacaacagttacaccatctgttcatcgactttaaagccgcctatgatagcatagccaagactgactaggctgaccctgaccaatgtgcgaggccagataaaagcagcaggatcactctgaagaccattcgacatcaacaacggtctacgacaaggggatgcgctatcatgcgtcctctttaacctggccctcgagaaagtgatccgtgatgccgagataaatgcaagaggtacgatcctctttaagtccacccaactactggcctatgctgacgatatcgacatcttgggaagaaccacccgagatgtacaaactgccttcatccagatcgagcaggcggctatcggcgcgagatcttgggctgcacatcaatgaaggcaagacaaaatatatggtggcaacgtcagcgccgaagacgaatcaaccaacaacatcaaaccgcactggtcaaacacgaagaagaataaggataggagaatagacCGTTGacattttctcctatctagggtcgaaaatcacaaccgataacagctacgatgatgaaatccgcgcacggttgttgtcagccaacagagcctatttcagcttacaaaaactgttccgctcgaaacgtatcaccatagggtcaaagctcttactgtagaagactatgatctcgccagtcctcatgtattcctcggagacttgggttcttagcaaaaagaattacaaactcttggccgcgttcgagagaagaatcctccgaagaatttttggctctctacatgaggatggacgattccgtagcctacacaatgatgaaatctatgagcgataccatgatcgtccggttgtggataaaatccggctcaataggttacggtgggcgggtcacttaatccgtatggatgaggatgatcccacccggaaagtcaataagggcaatatctatggtagaaaaagaagacgaggcagaccctgcctaagatggagcgatggcgtgggtcaggacgccagacagcttgtagggatatcgaattggtggatctcggcgcaaaaccgggatgtctggagttccttattagggcaggcctagaccggataccggttgttgcgccgttgatgatgatgatgtaaaacaaagccttattaaaatcggcttactgtctgtctgtctttttttatagATGGAggtcttacaaagacactgccgcgccacgTTgcggcagtgtgtgggattctcacccattaaaaccacccccactttcagCATtatttcgcggggtggactgcgccataagcgaccaagccttccgtttttcgcgtCTTCCTAATGTGCTCCgttcttccaagttcctcctggattcttttgattgcagagttcaccgcacaccggtttccctccgacttcaacatttccctgaCGATGTtttgcgggcttaggttggttttcaggaagTTTTCCAGACTCatcctctctgagaaaaatcgtggacagtggaacataacatgctccaggtccacattcaggacacaagggagaagcATTGAATTGGTGAAGGTACTTCTTGTAACCACCATATCCTGACatgaattgcgtcagatgggagttaatctcgccgtgtagtcgctggatccactgctCAATACTGGTAATCAAattgtgggtccagcgacccttcTGTGTGTCGAGgcgcttagtcaaataactagggacacccgttttagccagtcaGCTTTTCATCCACTCCCAACAtgcagaattgaacgcatttttgatgtccaacgtcaccacggcacagcttttctagacgacatcgcgtctcgaaccagcttcaaaacaacgtctacggcatcGATCGTTGAGTGTTCTTGGCGAAATCCAAATTATCGCTCCGAtattccatccttatattcaatgatagggagcagtctattgtagatgacccttcgAGCATccttcctgccgtgtcgatgaggcaaatcggtcggtatgatgatgggtgtcctgggtgcttattcggcgtcgggagcaaaactagtttttgcctcttccaccggtcggggaaaactccttctaccatgcatgtttcaaaaacgctgataaaccagtcgggtctggtgtTAACGGcaagtttaagagctctattgggaacagcatccagaccgggtgctttattatcaccaattctccggcaaatttgcgcaaaTTCCtcttcagttaccgcaggtatggcgtagatgtccaatgcttgcttgcgCTCCccttatccggggggaagagcgccatcatgatatcgagcagaagatgcgggcaggtcagttgtggtgttcgccctctcattttcttcataaccatcctgTACGATGTTCCCcaagggctttggtctgcctctgcaccaaatttctttgatttcccgagctagtGGTTCATAGTTTACCttgttctccacgtatttctgcTCAATGTTGCTGTTGTGAGCGATTGTAgtttcaataatatacgcggaacgaTTCGTCTTGTCCATTAACAGCACATCAGTCTTATTGTGCACATGGGAGTgggagaatgggcatattggagcgatggattgagtatttggatgaactgcttaacaaccaaaCTATCgccgagttggaagtcccgccaactgaagctgccggcttaaaaaccataagccgccaggagccgatggaattacagtcgaattggttaagtatGGGGGCGgacaactacaccaagtgggtcatcaactaatactcaagatgtgggacagcgacgAACAACGAcagaatctatgagcgataccacgaccgtctggttgtggataaaatccggctgaacaggttgcggtgagcgggtcacttaattcctatggatgagggtgacccagcctgaaaagtctaaaagggcaatatctatggtagaaaaagaagacgaggcagacaatACCTAGGATGGTGCGATGGCGGCGcaaaccggggtatctggagttaAGGCAGgcaggatgatgatgatgactttggGTAATCAATCCAAAATAAATTCGGTAGTAAAGCTACTAGTGCGACATCGGATTGGGCGTTAGGCGGGGTCGTAAAAAACAAGGGGTCAGGGTGAAACTTATGCGAGAAAACCTGAAACTGCATAAATAATCCATTTTATTAAAGTTTCTCTCTTCTGAGCCCCCGGATAATTTGAAGACCAGGGGAATCCTCACCTTCCTCTTCCTCCACCCATCGACGGGACTGTAGGCAGAGTTATTACTCGTATATCCGCTAACTAAGAAGCACACAAATTATCATCTAGCCTTTCTCTTTGTAGTGGGTGCTCAAGCGAACTCAAAGATGCTACTACGATTTCACATGTCATCCTACACATTGGGTCAcactaaatatatattttaaactgTAGTATTGTCTGCAAAATCacttatgtatatacatactaTACGTCAATATTGAACGACTATTATCTCTGACTTTTCCCAGAAGAAATTCTTTTTTACCTTGTAGATACTTGCATAAATAGAAATTCTGAAGGAAATCTTTAATGACTTAATAGCACTTTCTT
The DNA window shown above is from Hermetia illucens chromosome 5, iHerIll2.2.curated.20191125, whole genome shotgun sequence and carries:
- the LOC119657739 gene encoding kelch-like protein 8, yielding MGWVHHDPNERKQHMGNLLELIKTAFISSSFLNTTILKENLLREDIGGAKWLLANFSLQQSYNPFLREPIELYPDAEQPNFVIMDRTNRCLGFNTETKQLFNLANHPRAQGYCAVSYKEDVYLFGGKRTRTALRYSVGTNNWETIPFRCYFTMHSGVVANDSAYFTGGYSCFHRVWQNLVCRYDFHLAKMTQGSTMLMRRASHGSVVCDDCLYVCGGSNRTVDSIMELALSERMDIREGMWRLLPHMKSTHGDCSSAVVNGNVYCSDTFGGKTERFDVRRYNWETVATAPGAMGSIVTHNEKLYRVHQSGIAVYDELEDSWSKVIEYDFDTPTVAVTNI